In Phycisphaerae bacterium RAS2, the DNA window TCTATGGCAACAGCCCGAAGGTGCCGTTCAGCGAATCGGATCGCGTGGATTGTCCCATCTCGCCCTATGCGGCCACCAAGAAAGCCGGCGAACTGCTTTGCCACACCTATCATCATTTGTTCGGAATGAACATCACGTGCCTGCGGTTTTTCACGGTGTATGGAGCGCGGCAGCGGCCGGACCTGGCGATTCACAAGTTCACGCGCCTGATCGAATCGGGCAAGCCGATTCCAGTGTTCGGTGACGGTAGCATGATGAGAGACCACACTTATGTGGATGACATCATTGCCGGGGTCCGGTCGGCCATGGATCGCTGCGCCGGGTTTCATATTTACAACCTCGGTGAGTCGCGTCCGGTGTCGTTGTCAGACTTGATCGCCGCGATTGAAGGCGCCTTGGGGAAGAAGGCAATCATCGAGCGATTGCCGCCGCAACCGGGCGACGTGGACCGGACTTACGCGGATGTAACGCTGGCCATGCGCGAACTGGGCTACGAACCTCGCACTGAATTGTCGGACGGCTTGACGAAGTTCGTGGAGTGGTATCGATCCGCGCGGGGCTGATGCACCGTCCAGACACTCGGTTCACCATGCCGGTCGATTGAATGATGCGAATCGCCCATGTGAGTGCTACGTTTCTTCCGATCGTCGGCGGCGTCGAATGGAAAGTACACTACTTGTCACAAGAATACGCGCAGCGTGGCCATCGCGTGACCGTTTTCACGTTGCGCTTGCCAAGCGGAATACCTGAAACGGCCTTGCCGTCCGCGCCGCTGTATGACGTTGTTCGGTGTGGCTTTCCTTTTCGTGGTGCAGGCCGATTGGGTGTGAATAGTTGGCTCTTGGCGCGGGCGATTACCTCCGCTCATCGCCGCGAGCCGTTCGATATCATTCACTGTCATCAGCTGGGACAGATGGCGGCATGCTCGGCGAACGTGCGACAAAAAACGGGATTGCCTGTCGTGGTGACAACCAGCGGTGATGACGTCAACACGATTCCCGCCGTGGGCTATGGCATTCGATGTGCACCGCGCCTGGATCGGATGGTGCGTGCGAACGTGCGCCGCGTCGACGTGATCGGCAGCGTCAGCCGCGGCATCCGCGCCGAACTGGAGGCGATCGGCACGACCGCAAGGATTGTGGACATACCGAACGGCGTGCCGTGGGAGGAATTTCAAACCGGCCCGAGCCGACTTCTTCGGGACAGGCTTCGCCTAAGCGACGACACGGTTGTTGTTTTGTCCGTCGGTCGAAACTTCAGCCTGAAGCGCTACGATCTTGGGATCGAGGCATTTGCCCGTGTGGTAAAGGGGGCAGATCGATCTGGGCCGGGCGATCGGTCATCACGAGTGAAGGCTCACTATGTGCTGATTGGCCGCGAATTGGACTCGCTGCGACCGCTCGTTGATCGACTTGGGGTGTCGAGTCACGTTTCGTTCATCAATCAAATGCCGATTTCGGAGTTGCCGGCTGTTTACCATTCTGCCGACATCTTTTTCAATCCGTCGGAGACGGAAGGATTCGCCCAGGTGAATGCCCAAGCCTTGGCGTGTGGACTGCCTCTAGTGGTCACCGACGCGTCCGGCAATGTTGATGCCGCGGATCATGGCGGGGCACTCGTAGCGCGATGCAACGATGTGGCGTCCATGGCGCAATGCCTCGAACAACTGATCGTCGACGAGCCCGGGCGGCGTGAACTGGGAGTCGTCGCGCATCGAGCGAGCCGCCATTATGCCTGGTCGAAAATTGCAGAGCACTACCTGGCTGAGTTTGAGTCCGTTCGATCTTCCGGGAGGCAGCGCTTGTCCGTTGCGGCGACTGAAGGCCCCGGTAGTTGATACGCGATCCCAGAGGCTGCAACGCTCAACGAATCGAGAAGTGAACACGCGGGAGCGACTGTGGCGCAGCTGGTGACACCGTATGCAGAGTTGTCTGATGAACAGCAACGTAAGGAGCAGACAACTGGCAATTCCCGCAAATTCGACGGTGACTGCCGCTACAATGCAATGGAAACGGCGTGGCGCTTCGGATCGATGAAATCGAGTTGGCGTCCAAGCGACTTGCCGGTAGCGATGAGCGAATGCCCTTTCACAGTGCTTCAAAGCGGCCGTTCGACGAGGCCTGGCGAAATCGTTCAACTCGGTCGGGTGGTAGGTTCGATGATTAGGTTGGATAGAAGCTCGCAACAATGAGTATAGGAACCTTCAACTACACGACGGCCCGTTCCGAGGGTTGGTCTGCGGACTCTGCCCTAGGGCCGATTCCGGTTCAGGTTGATGAGCCGCCATCGGTCCTGCGAAAATTCGTCGAAGTGCTCGTCTATGTTCCGGTGATTGTCAGCGCCTTTCTGAGTGTATGGGGCCTGCATCAGGTGCGCTTCTTTGGCGGTGGAGTTTCATTCTTTACGACATTGCTCACGATTGCCGCCGTGTTCTTGTCAGGGCAACGGCTGCCTCTTTCGGTATCGTTCGGCGTCGTCATCTGGATAGCGGCAAATATCTCCCAGTCAATCGGAAACGGTCAGGCACCCATCACGGGGCCTGGTTTGCCGATGCTCCTGTTTCATATCGGTACGCTCCTGGGGATGTGGCATGTAGTCCAGAATCGCGCGGCGGAGCGCCGCATGATTTTCTTTTATGTCGTGCTCATGATCTACCTGGCCTTCGTAGGGGGGCAGTACATGCGCGGCCATGCATCCGTTGAGCGGTTGGAGCTGGAGGGCGTCGGCGGCCTGATGGCAAACGCAAACTCGATCGCGTACATGACCGGCATCTTCTCTATTGCACTGTTATTTCGATCGCTTCGTGAGCCTGCAGCGCTCAAGCCGATCTTATGGATTCTGGCGTTCGCGATGTTCGTTCTCCTCATGCGAACCGTTTCGCGAACCGGGCTGGTGTTGTTCGCAGTCGGATTCATGGCGTTCCTGGTGGCTGCACTGGGCGGCCGCGGTGTGCGAATCAGTGGGTTGGTATTCATTTGCGTCGTGGTGTTGCTTGCGACGCAGTTTGCGTACCTTGTTGCGGATCAGGTTTTGTCCTATCAAAGGCGCG includes these proteins:
- a CDS encoding UDP-glucose 4-epimerase is translated as MNSALVTGAAGFIGSHLCESLLHDGWRVLGVDCFDDFYDPAAKHRNIAGFASHSQFELIKADIRDEDAMKEVLGRDVNVVVHLAARAGVRPSIERPLLYQDVNVRGTNVMLEAARQNGLKQFVFASSSSVYGNSPKVPFSESDRVDCPISPYAATKKAGELLCHTYHHLFGMNITCLRFFTVYGARQRPDLAIHKFTRLIESGKPIPVFGDGSMMRDHTYVDDIIAGVRSAMDRCAGFHIYNLGESRPVSLSDLIAAIEGALGKKAIIERLPPQPGDVDRTYADVTLAMRELGYEPRTELSDGLTKFVEWYRSARG
- the pimB_1 gene encoding GDP-mannose-dependent alpha-(1-6)-phosphatidylinositol monomannoside mannosyltransferase — its product is MMRIAHVSATFLPIVGGVEWKVHYLSQEYAQRGHRVTVFTLRLPSGIPETALPSAPLYDVVRCGFPFRGAGRLGVNSWLLARAITSAHRREPFDIIHCHQLGQMAACSANVRQKTGLPVVVTTSGDDVNTIPAVGYGIRCAPRLDRMVRANVRRVDVIGSVSRGIRAELEAIGTTARIVDIPNGVPWEEFQTGPSRLLRDRLRLSDDTVVVLSVGRNFSLKRYDLGIEAFARVVKGADRSGPGDRSSRVKAHYVLIGRELDSLRPLVDRLGVSSHVSFINQMPISELPAVYHSADIFFNPSETEGFAQVNAQALACGLPLVVTDASGNVDAADHGGALVARCNDVASMAQCLEQLIVDEPGRRELGVVAHRASRHYAWSKIAEHYLAEFESVRSSGRQRLSVAATEGPGS